A window from Pseudobutyrivibrio ruminis HUN009 encodes these proteins:
- a CDS encoding pyridoxamine 5'-phosphate oxidase family protein: protein MRRRDREITDVTHIESILNECKYLHLGLADEGIPYVVPMNYGVTKDEADGHYVIYLHGAHEGKKLDIIRKNSNCCFSLERNVKPFEGRLACQYGMVYESIMGFGQITIVDGPVEKMQALTALMKTQTGKEDFQFDERMVSIVTVFRIDVKELTAKQRLMPGEK from the coding sequence ATGCGACGAAGAGACAGAGAAATCACAGATGTAACTCATATTGAATCCATATTAAACGAATGCAAATACCTTCATCTCGGCTTAGCAGATGAGGGTATTCCTTATGTTGTTCCAATGAACTACGGCGTAACTAAAGATGAAGCTGATGGGCATTATGTGATTTATCTTCATGGAGCCCATGAAGGAAAGAAGTTGGATATCATCCGCAAGAACTCTAATTGCTGCTTTTCACTAGAAAGAAATGTTAAGCCATTTGAAGGTAGATTAGCGTGTCAATATGGTATGGTTTACGAATCAATTATGGGATTTGGACAGATTACCATAGTGGATGGACCAGTCGAGAAAATGCAAGCGTTAACAGCCTTGATGAAAACTCAAACAGGAAAAGAGGACTTCCAGTTTGATGAGAGAATGGTATCTATTGTTACAGTCTTTAGAATCGATGTCAAAGAGTTAACTGCAAAGCAGAGATTGATGCCGGGGGAGAAATAG
- a CDS encoding sugar transferase has protein sequence MKKWEDLPEYMQIEEVRPYYDLLKKKGLSLFFKRLFDIVVALILLILLAIPMLVIAIMIAIDSPGGVFYRQERVTTYGKHFRIFKFRTMVSNADKVGAHVTTSNDSRVTKIGAKLRGARLDEIPQLLNVLTGDMTFVGTRPEAVRYVEKYTGAMWATLLLPAGITSEASILYKDEADLLDNAEDVDTVYVEQVLPAKMEYNLRSLKQFSFWGDIKTMFRTVGAVL, from the coding sequence ATGAAAAAGTGGGAAGATTTGCCTGAATATATGCAAATTGAAGAGGTCAGGCCTTATTACGATTTGCTTAAGAAAAAAGGCTTATCCTTGTTCTTTAAAAGATTATTTGACATAGTGGTGGCACTAATTTTGCTGATTTTGTTGGCTATTCCAATGCTTGTAATCGCAATCATGATTGCCATAGATTCACCAGGCGGCGTGTTCTATCGCCAGGAGAGAGTCACCACATACGGCAAACATTTCAGGATATTCAAATTCAGAACTATGGTTTCAAATGCTGATAAAGTGGGAGCGCATGTTACTACAAGCAACGATTCCAGAGTTACTAAAATCGGAGCAAAGCTCCGTGGAGCAAGATTGGACGAGATACCACAGCTTTTGAATGTTTTAACTGGGGACATGACATTCGTAGGCACCAGGCCGGAAGCAGTCCGATATGTAGAAAAATACACAGGCGCCATGTGGGCCACTCTTTTATTACCTGCAGGCATCACTAGCGAAGCTAGTATTTTGTATAAAGACGAAGCAGACTTGCTTGATAATGCAGAGGATGTTGATACAGTCTACGTGGAGCAGGTGCTTCCAGCAAAGATGGAATACAATCTCAGAAGCCTAAAACAGTTCAGCTTCTGGGGCGATATAAAAACAATGTTTAGAACTGTGGGGGCGGTTTTGTAA
- a CDS encoding glycosyltransferase family 2 protein, which translates to MDRGLVSVIMPSWNTAGYIMESVESVLNQTYQNWELIIVDDASTDGTVDLLKQVNDPRVKVFVNEQNSGAAVTRNRAMREAKGDWVAFLDSDDLWSPTKLEKQLEFMVEHDYVFSYHDFEKIDEASKPIGIRVSGPDVVTKHKMYNYGYPGCLTFMYKASAFGVIQIKDIKKNNDYAILLQLCKKASCYRLPENLAQYRIRTVSISHDKLSKKLRSHYDLFHMCDEKPALIAFWFACWNMFYGVLKKIRYENQI; encoded by the coding sequence ATGGATAGAGGGCTTGTTTCAGTAATTATGCCTTCATGGAATACAGCAGGTTACATCATGGAATCTGTTGAGTCTGTTTTGAATCAGACATATCAAAACTGGGAGCTCATCATTGTGGATGATGCATCTACTGATGGAACAGTTGATCTTTTAAAGCAGGTCAACGACCCTCGTGTTAAAGTATTTGTTAACGAGCAAAACTCAGGAGCGGCGGTCACCAGAAATCGAGCCATGCGCGAGGCAAAGGGAGATTGGGTTGCCTTTCTAGATTCCGATGATCTTTGGTCTCCAACAAAGCTTGAAAAGCAGCTTGAATTCATGGTAGAGCATGACTATGTTTTTTCTTATCATGATTTCGAAAAGATAGATGAAGCAAGTAAGCCTATTGGTATCAGAGTGTCTGGCCCAGATGTTGTGACAAAGCACAAAATGTACAACTATGGTTATCCAGGCTGCCTGACTTTCATGTATAAAGCATCTGCTTTTGGTGTAATACAGATAAAAGACATTAAAAAGAACAACGACTACGCTATCCTTTTGCAACTCTGCAAAAAGGCTAGCTGCTATCGCTTGCCTGAGAACTTGGCGCAGTACAGAATTCGTACTGTATCCATATCGCATGATAAGCTTAGCAAAAAGCTCCGTAGTCATTATGACTTATTCCACATGTGTGATGAAAAGCCTGCACTTATCGCTTTCTGGTTTGCATGCTGGAACATGTTTTATGGCGTTTTGAAAAAAATAAGATACGAGAATCAGATATAG
- a CDS encoding DegT/DnrJ/EryC1/StrS family aminotransferase: protein MSENEILLRNIPFSPPDISDAEVEEVAKALKSGWITTGPRTKLLERRLAAYIDTGKNDVDCESEAGVAKYSNRVVCLNSATAAEELNLRIWGVGPGDEVIVPAYTYTASASAVCHCGATPVFVDIQPNGNSTSHMPEYDYEALEAAITEKTKAIVVVDLGGLVGDYERVFEIAERQKSKFVPKSTAEDSLDELSSKIQQGLGRVAIVADCAHSLGASATFKGQKTYAGNLADFSSFSFHAVKNFTTAEGGASSWKLPKSVYDTGVTDAEIYHMYQLLSLHGQSKDALAKTQIGAWEYDIVGPWYKCNMTDIMAAIGLRQLDRYLGLLDRRLDIIRKYDNACDELGLLHLDHHMDGMDSSNHLYLMRVPNATEQQRNEFIIKLAERGVATNVHYKPLPMMTAYKKMGYEIKDFPNAYDYYRNEITLPLHTNLSDEDVDYIIASLKAVFAK, encoded by the coding sequence ATGTCAGAAAATGAAATTTTATTAAGAAATATACCTTTCAGCCCACCAGATATATCTGATGCTGAAGTTGAAGAAGTTGCTAAGGCTCTTAAGAGTGGCTGGATTACAACTGGTCCACGTACAAAGCTTTTAGAGAGACGCCTTGCAGCATATATTGATACAGGAAAAAATGATGTAGATTGCGAGAGCGAAGCTGGCGTTGCGAAATATAGCAACAGAGTGGTTTGTCTTAATTCTGCTACCGCAGCTGAGGAGCTCAATCTTCGAATTTGGGGTGTTGGCCCAGGGGATGAGGTAATCGTTCCAGCCTACACATACACTGCTTCAGCTAGTGCAGTTTGCCATTGTGGAGCTACACCTGTTTTTGTAGATATTCAGCCAAATGGTAATAGCACATCACATATGCCAGAATATGACTATGAAGCCCTTGAAGCAGCTATTACAGAGAAGACAAAGGCAATTGTTGTAGTTGACCTTGGTGGATTAGTTGGCGATTATGAGCGAGTATTTGAAATCGCAGAGCGTCAGAAATCAAAGTTTGTGCCAAAGAGCACAGCGGAGGATTCATTGGATGAGCTTTCTTCAAAAATTCAGCAAGGCCTTGGCCGCGTTGCTATTGTTGCTGATTGTGCACACAGCCTTGGTGCAAGTGCAACTTTTAAGGGACAGAAGACATACGCTGGAAATTTAGCTGATTTCTCTAGCTTCAGCTTCCATGCAGTTAAAAACTTTACTACTGCAGAGGGTGGCGCATCTAGCTGGAAGCTTCCAAAATCAGTTTATGATACAGGAGTTACTGATGCAGAAATCTATCATATGTATCAGTTGTTGTCACTTCACGGTCAGAGCAAGGATGCTCTTGCAAAAACTCAGATTGGTGCGTGGGAGTATGATATCGTTGGTCCATGGTACAAATGTAATATGACAGACATCATGGCAGCTATTGGCCTACGTCAGCTTGATAGATATCTTGGCTTGCTTGATAGACGTCTTGATATCATTCGTAAATACGATAATGCCTGTGATGAGCTTGGGCTTCTTCATTTGGATCATCACATGGATGGAATGGACAGCAGCAATCATTTATATCTCATGCGTGTGCCAAATGCCACTGAGCAGCAGCGCAACGAGTTCATCATCAAGCTTGCAGAGCGAGGAGTTGCAACAAACGTACACTACAAGCCACTACCAATGATGACTGCATACAAAAAAATGGGATACGAAATTAAGGATTTCCCAAATGCATATGATTACTACAGAAATGAAATTACACTTCCTCTTCATACTAACCTTTCCGACGAGGATGTTGATTACATCATTGCCAGCTTGAAGGCAGTATTTGCAAAGTAA